A window of Lacibacter sediminis contains these coding sequences:
- the pafA gene encoding alkaline phosphatase PafA, with the protein MRFVFSFLLILCSIQISAQKTTANPANANVARPKLVLGIMVDQMRWDYLYRYYDRYAANGGFKRMLNQGMSCENAFINYAPTVTACGHTSVYTGTVPAVHGITGNAWFDNELKRTVYCSEDKTVKTVGSTSNAGEMSPRNMLTTTICDELRLATNFRSKVIGIAIKDRGGILPAGHSANAAYWYDGRNGNWITSTYYMNDLPQWVKSFNDKKHVDAFYEKGWNTVYPINSYVQSTKDENAYEGKPFGTDQKGFPYDLKQFVGKNYGAISSTPHGNTMTMMLAKEAIANEALGKDAITDFLAVSFSSPDYIGHAFGPNSIEAEDGFLRLDKDLGELFDYLDKTVGKGQYVSFLTADHGVAHVPGFSTEHKLPGGAVDDNKMVSDLNKQLKTLFGADNLVLSAYNYQISLNNHTIDSAKLDRSAIVQTVIKYAKGIKGVDRVFEIEELTEQPMAALVKERLGNGWHPKRSGDIQIMFAPGWIDGGPTGTTHGLWNPYDSHIPLLWYGWGIKPGKSNQEVYMTDIAPTIAAMLRIQMPSGCIGKPILAVVE; encoded by the coding sequence ATGCGTTTTGTCTTTTCTTTTCTTTTAATCCTTTGCTCAATTCAGATATCAGCTCAAAAAACAACGGCAAATCCAGCCAATGCAAACGTGGCACGCCCCAAGCTGGTGCTGGGTATCATGGTCGACCAGATGCGCTGGGATTATCTCTACCGGTATTACGACCGTTATGCTGCCAACGGAGGGTTTAAACGTATGCTCAACCAGGGGATGAGTTGCGAAAATGCATTTATCAATTATGCGCCAACTGTAACTGCTTGCGGCCATACAAGTGTTTATACAGGAACAGTACCTGCTGTGCATGGCATTACGGGTAATGCTTGGTTTGATAACGAACTTAAAAGAACTGTTTATTGCAGCGAAGACAAAACAGTAAAAACTGTGGGAAGTACATCTAATGCAGGCGAAATGAGCCCACGCAATATGCTCACTACAACTATTTGTGATGAACTCAGATTAGCAACTAATTTTCGCAGTAAAGTAATAGGTATTGCAATTAAAGACAGAGGTGGAATTTTACCCGCAGGCCATAGTGCAAATGCAGCTTATTGGTATGATGGACGAAATGGTAACTGGATCACATCAACATACTACATGAACGATTTACCTCAATGGGTAAAATCATTCAATGATAAAAAACATGTAGATGCTTTTTATGAAAAAGGGTGGAACACGGTTTATCCCATCAACAGTTATGTGCAAAGTACAAAAGACGAAAACGCTTATGAGGGAAAACCATTTGGTACTGATCAGAAAGGCTTTCCTTATGATCTGAAGCAATTTGTTGGGAAAAACTACGGTGCTATTTCTTCAACACCACATGGTAACACAATGACAATGATGTTGGCAAAAGAAGCTATTGCAAACGAAGCATTAGGTAAAGATGCCATTACTGATTTTCTTGCTGTAAGCTTTTCATCACCCGATTATATTGGCCATGCATTTGGTCCTAATTCGATAGAAGCTGAAGATGGTTTTCTGCGTTTAGATAAAGATCTTGGTGAGCTGTTTGATTATCTTGATAAAACTGTCGGTAAAGGTCAGTATGTAAGTTTTCTGACGGCTGATCATGGAGTGGCGCATGTGCCGGGTTTTTCAACTGAACATAAATTACCCGGCGGTGCAGTGGATGATAATAAAATGGTGAGCGACTTGAATAAACAATTGAAAACATTATTTGGTGCCGATAATCTCGTGTTGAGTGCATACAATTATCAAATTAGTTTAAACAATCACACAATTGATTCCGCAAAACTTGATCGTTCTGCAATTGTTCAAACGGTAATAAAGTATGCGAAAGGAATTAAAGGAGTTGATCGTGTATTTGAAATTGAAGAATTAACAGAACAACCAATGGCTGCGTTAGTAAAGGAGCGCCTGGGTAATGGCTGGCATCCAAAACGTAGCGGCGATATTCAGATCATGTTTGCACCGGGCTGGATTGATGGCGGACCCACAGGAACTACACATGGATTATGGAATCCATACGATAGCCATATTCCATTGCTTTGGTATGGATGGGGAATTAAGCCCGGCAAAAGCAACCAAGAAGTTTACATGACGGATATTGCTCCAACAATTGCTGCAATGTTGCGTATCCAGATGCCCAGCGGTTGTATTGGCAAACCCATACTTGCGGTTGTGGAATAA
- a CDS encoding aminotransferase class I/II-fold pyridoxal phosphate-dependent enzyme — translation MADIFEKMLKNSGPIGQHRERAHGYFAFPKLEGPISSRMMFRGKEKIVWSLNNYLGLANHPEIRKVDADAAKEWGLAYPMGARMMSGNSTLHEQLERELAEFEMKEDSILLNFGYQGIMSTIDAICGRHDVIVYDAESHACIIDGLRLHPGHRYVFKHNDVEDCEKQLQRATALIEKQGAGGILLITEGVFGMAGDQGKLKEICDLKKQYDFRLLVDDAHGFGTLGKTGAGAGEEQGCQEEIDLYFSTFAKSMASIGAFLAGPKAIIDFIRYNIRSQIFAKSLPMPIVVGNLKRLEMLKTMPELKEKLWSNARKLQTGLKERGFDIGKTDSPVTPVYMSGGVEEATAMVMDLRENYHIFASIVVYPVIPKGHIIYRLIPSAAHTDEDIEQTLTAFSETKAKLDAGAYKVEAIPDMAEDTVSGKRFDYMLDIPKNK, via the coding sequence ATGGCAGACATTTTTGAGAAGATGCTTAAGAATTCCGGACCCATTGGTCAGCACAGAGAAAGAGCACACGGTTACTTCGCTTTCCCCAAACTGGAAGGCCCTATCAGCAGCCGTATGATGTTTCGTGGCAAAGAGAAAATTGTGTGGAGTCTTAACAACTATCTCGGATTAGCCAATCACCCTGAGATACGTAAAGTGGATGCTGATGCAGCTAAAGAATGGGGACTTGCTTACCCTATGGGTGCCCGTATGATGAGTGGTAATTCAACTCTTCACGAACAACTGGAAAGAGAGCTGGCTGAATTTGAAATGAAAGAAGATTCAATTCTTTTGAATTTTGGTTACCAAGGTATCATGAGTACAATTGATGCGATCTGCGGCCGGCATGATGTGATTGTGTATGATGCAGAAAGCCATGCTTGTATCATTGATGGGTTACGTTTACATCCAGGTCATCGTTATGTGTTTAAGCATAATGATGTAGAAGATTGCGAAAAGCAATTACAACGTGCCACGGCTCTTATTGAAAAGCAAGGCGCTGGTGGTATTCTGTTGATTACAGAAGGTGTGTTTGGAATGGCTGGTGACCAGGGCAAATTGAAAGAGATCTGTGATTTGAAGAAACAATATGATTTCCGTTTATTGGTAGATGATGCACATGGCTTTGGAACACTTGGTAAAACAGGTGCAGGTGCAGGCGAAGAGCAAGGTTGTCAGGAAGAGATCGATCTATACTTCAGCACATTTGCAAAATCAATGGCATCGATCGGTGCTTTTTTAGCTGGACCAAAAGCAATCATTGATTTTATCCGTTACAACATCCGTTCACAAATCTTTGCCAAGAGTTTACCTATGCCAATTGTGGTTGGTAACCTGAAGCGTTTGGAAATGTTGAAAACAATGCCTGAGCTGAAAGAAAAATTGTGGAGCAATGCCCGCAAGCTTCAAACTGGCTTAAAAGAACGAGGCTTTGATATTGGGAAAACAGATAGTCCGGTTACTCCTGTATACATGAGTGGTGGTGTTGAAGAAGCTACTGCAATGGTGATGGACTTACGTGAGAACTACCACATTTTTGCTTCTATTGTTGTTTATCCTGTTATTCCAAAAGGACATATCATTTACCGTTTGATTCCTTCTGCAGCCCATACTGATGAGGATATTGAGCAAACATTGACTGCATTCTCTGAAACAAAAGCAAAGCTTGATGCCGGTGCTTATAAAGTTGAAGCTATCCCTGATA